The following are from one region of the Paenibacillus bovis genome:
- a CDS encoding heptaprenylglyceryl phosphate synthase codes for MRDEIKAWQHVFKLDPDRLISDEDLDRICLSGTDAIMIGGSSGVTYDNTVDLMSRVRRYELPCVLEVSDLEAVVPGFDLYMIPMVLNTDHSKWLLGQHVQAVEQYSHLIPWELMVPEGYIVLNPDSTVARLTDALTAIDRDRAAAYAQVADRLLKLPIIYIEYSGRFGDMELAADIRRAAGEASVFYGGGIHNAETARIARQVCDTIIVGNSLYSDLDHALETVAAVKS; via the coding sequence TTGAGAGATGAAATTAAAGCGTGGCAGCACGTATTCAAATTGGACCCCGACCGTCTGATCTCGGACGAAGATCTGGATCGTATTTGTCTGTCCGGTACCGATGCCATTATGATTGGTGGTTCGTCCGGAGTAACCTATGATAATACGGTGGATCTGATGTCCCGTGTACGCCGGTACGAACTTCCCTGTGTACTCGAAGTATCCGATCTGGAAGCTGTAGTACCCGGATTTGACCTGTACATGATCCCGATGGTACTGAATACCGATCATAGCAAATGGCTGCTCGGGCAGCATGTACAAGCGGTTGAGCAGTACAGCCATCTGATCCCTTGGGAGCTGATGGTGCCGGAAGGGTATATTGTACTGAATCCCGATTCGACAGTAGCCCGTCTGACGGACGCATTGACTGCTATTGATAGAGATCGTGCTGCGGCATATGCACAGGTAGCAGACCGTCTGCTCAAGCTGCCGATCATCTATATCGAATACAGCGGCCGGTTTGGAGATATGGAGCTGGCAGCGGATATTCGGCGTGCTGCCGGTGAAGCCAGCGTTTTTTACGGTGGAGGTATTCATAATGCAGAGACGGCCAGAATAGCCCGGCAGGTCTGTGATACAATTATTGTGGGCAACAGCCTCTACAGCGATTTGGATCACGCGCTGGAGACAGTAGCGGCAGTGAAAAGCTGA
- a CDS encoding undecaprenyl-phosphate glucose phosphotransferase produces MIRKNQRFLTRLYILADFSVIQISFLIAWFIKFQSDILPYDSPPAGYGALPFETYGKWSLIYGVIAILIGVISSLYSPKRKKRFADELLKIVQTHAVSIFMLLGALFFFKEINISRYYLLLYVVLNLLLIMAYRYVIKLGLKRARQKGFNKQFVLILGAGSLGKRFYDNLMQYPEMGYEIVGFLDDYRTFDGIELKKYKPVLGKIDDLGRKLQEMMIDEVILALPLDAHNKYPLIIAECEKAGVRTLIIPDFFDYLPARPYFDNFAGMPMINVRDIPLDIAANRIFKRLFDIVFSLAAIIITSPIMLFVAIGVKLTSSGPIIFKQERVGLNRRTFMMFKFRSMRVIPEGQIDTGWTTADDPRKTKFGSFIRRTSLDELPQFFNVLIGDMSVVGPRPERPYFVEQFREEIPKYMVKHHVRPGITGWAQSNGLRGDTSIEERINHDIFYIENWSLLFDIKIICKTIRNGFVNKNAY; encoded by the coding sequence GTGATCCGCAAAAATCAGCGCTTTTTGACCAGACTGTATATTCTGGCGGATTTCTCTGTGATTCAAATTTCCTTTCTGATCGCCTGGTTTATCAAATTCCAGAGTGATATTCTTCCGTATGACAGCCCTCCGGCTGGCTATGGAGCACTGCCGTTCGAGACGTATGGCAAATGGAGCCTGATCTATGGTGTTATCGCTATTCTGATCGGGGTTATCAGCAGTCTGTATTCTCCCAAGCGCAAAAAGCGTTTTGCCGATGAGCTGCTGAAAATTGTACAGACCCATGCAGTCAGCATTTTTATGCTGCTTGGCGCTTTGTTCTTTTTCAAAGAGATCAATATCTCGCGTTACTATCTGCTGCTGTATGTTGTATTGAATCTGCTGCTCATTATGGCATATCGCTATGTGATCAAGCTGGGGCTCAAGCGTGCCCGTCAAAAGGGATTTAACAAGCAGTTTGTGCTGATCCTGGGTGCCGGTTCGCTCGGCAAGCGGTTCTACGACAATCTGATGCAGTATCCGGAGATGGGCTACGAAATTGTCGGTTTCCTCGATGACTATCGTACCTTTGATGGCATCGAATTGAAAAAGTATAAGCCGGTACTGGGCAAAATCGATGATCTGGGGCGCAAGCTGCAGGAGATGATGATCGATGAAGTCATTCTGGCACTGCCGCTGGATGCGCATAACAAGTATCCACTGATTATTGCCGAATGCGAAAAAGCCGGTGTACGAACGCTGATTATTCCCGACTTCTTTGACTATTTGCCGGCACGTCCTTACTTTGATAATTTTGCGGGAATGCCGATGATCAATGTACGTGATATTCCGCTGGATATTGCAGCCAATCGGATTTTCAAAAGGCTGTTCGATATTGTGTTTTCATTGGCAGCTATTATTATCACTTCACCGATCATGCTGTTTGTGGCTATCGGAGTGAAGCTGACTTCGTCAGGACCGATCATTTTCAAGCAGGAACGCGTTGGACTTAACCGGCGGACATTTATGATGTTCAAGTTCCGCTCTATGCGGGTTATCCCGGAAGGACAGATCGATACCGGATGGACGACAGCCGATGATCCGCGCAAGACCAAGTTTGGTTCCTTTATCCGGCGTACGAGTCTGGATGAGCTGCCGCAGTTCTTTAATGTACTGATCGGTGATATGAGCGTAGTCGGACCACGGCCAGAACGTCCTTATTTCGTGGAGCAGTTCCGGGAGGAGATCCCCAAATACATGGTCAAACACCATGTCCGTCCGGGAATCACCGGTTGGGCGCAGAGCAACGGACTGCGCGGAGACACATCGATCGAGGAACGGATCAATCACGATATTTTTTATATCGAGAACTGGTCGCTGTTATTCGATATCAAGATTATTTGCAAAACGATCCGCAATGGATTTGTAAATAAAAATGCGTATTAA